ATTAACAGGATAGGAGAGAATAGAAAGTAAGATCTGCCACACAAATGTgtcatcattttattctttatattctctattgtttgcttttttatatTGATAACTTTACTCTAATACTTATTCAAATGAAACCAGCTGAGGAGTTTTAAAGGGAAGTTAAGAACTACTAACAACTCATACACATCTGAATCATTTGCAATGCAATGGATTGTATTTTATAAGCTCATTATAGtatgttttgaatgtaaaatcttatttttaaaaGTCACCGTTAATTAAAGCTAAAACGTAAAGATCATCTGAAATCTGgtgaagtaaaagtataaagtagcataagatgggaaatatttgaaatttgaaaaccTCACCGGATGCCAGGAAGAGGCCGCCTCCTGCTTTGTACAAGTGGTGGCTGGCGAACGGAGCAGcgcagatgatgatgaagccaCCAAGCACTACAGCTGCCACACCGATGAGCATGAAGATGCTCCAGAAGCCTCTGTAGACTggacaacagaaacatttgcCAAAGTAAATACAGCCATCAGATCCCTGAAGAATGTGAACTGAATCTGTACAAAGAAGcaaaatctgaataaataaagaaacactTACTTATGGCAGAATCATACTCGGTGGCATTGTGGGTCTGATGAGAAACAGGGAATGGGAAGAGGTACGCGTGCATGCACACTTTGGAGTGAGGCTGATTGGCTGGATGAGAAAGAATAaatcaacacagaaaacaaatgagagcGTAATCGTACAAGTAAACCATCACAGCTGGTAATAAGAGGACATTatctaaaaatacaatattGTTATGTATGTGTGAAGAAAAGGCTTAACTTCCATACAAAGAAGCTACATTATGCATCAGATATTGCAAAAAGAAGACTCTGTTCTTTGTGTGTTGATGATTCACATTAAATTTGTGATTCTTAACTTCATTACTTTAACATTAGTAACTTATTAAGTTTGACTGAAATCCCTTTTTATCCTGATTCCTAACAAAAAGTCAGGATTATTCTTTACTCGTTCTCTGATgcttttatgtaattttttccTACTCTTATTCTACTCTCATCTATTCCACCATGTGAAATTCCACAAACCCTCACAAGGTCCTTTCAGTGCTGGTGGCTGTTTCTGACAATGACCCACCATTCAAAGTCGCCATCAGAAAATAGATGACACACAATCACCTGACAAACGTCCAGAATAACATCACATGGTGCAGCACAGCTTCTAAACGGTCACATGTGAGGGTTTCTATCACTATGGCACTATATGGGTTTTACACACATAATGGCAGCAAATCAAAAACTgttatttattctgcagcagagTCATAGTGCTGCCATGTGACTCTGTGGGAGCATAACATTGGGGGAGAATGGTTCCCTGTGTGCACAGTGTCTCTCTTTAACAGCtaaaaaacattgtgtgttaacagtttttcttttatcatcttGACACTGAATGACTTTTAGAAGAAATGCTTACGAACATGATTTTAAACCAATGATGCATCGGCGGTAAAAGAAGGACGAAATACAATGGATTTCCATCTGCATCTGTGATTGATGTTGACAGCTCTTCTTATTCTGTAATATCCATCTAAAATCCTAAATTAGTCTGTTAGGATTCCTGCCAATAGTTTAACTGGAGTCTAACTGACCCCAAACATTAGTAACATCCCAACGCAGGATAACATACTGCACgtttctttgtctgtgaatGACTTCTTTGGCGAAAGGGAAATATATTTGTCCATGAATAGTCCTAAAGAACATATCtcatatattataaaaaacaaccaaaccaaATTATGATTAGTAGCAAACAGTTACAGCTTAAATActtttctccacacagaaataaacgAGTTTATTTTTAGATATAAAGTCGTGGAAACAACGAGATAGTTAAGCCAAAGTCAACAAACACATAATGGTTAACTAATTAGAACAACAtcatgtgtctctgtctcacttaCTGAACCAGAATTTCCACAGCAGGTCGTCATCGCCTGCGTTGCCTCCAAACGAACACCTCCAGAAAAACCCCTCATGGTACAGAGTGATATCAGCAGTGTACTCCGGCACCACCACATCTCCACGCTGagagcaacaacaaaagaaagaattaaTATTCTGACTTTAAAAAGGCTGGATAATCATGGCTGCTTTCCATGTTATCTGTGGGTGTAATTAAATCCTGGGTGCTGTCTGGAGATGATGTGAGGCAGGTGTACGGTGTGTGGCCACAGTGGCgcagagcagctgctgagtCAGGTCAAGGGTTGAGCTGAGCAAGCACCTCTGACCTCATGCAGGTTTGGTTTGGTGCCGTGTGAGCGAGCGCACAGCTCATGGGTATTCTCCGTTCAGGAAACGCTCATCATTGGTGGTCATCAGGTTTGCACGTGAGCAAAAAAAGCACATCCTAAGCTGTCTGTCATGTCTTCTATAAAATACGTCTCagagagatgaaaggagagGGTGGAGGCTAATGAAGAAGCTTCATAAAGTCAAGGTTCATCTAATCAGGgcgtattttattttgaaatcaaaatTAGGTCTCTAAAAGGACTCTATGTTTTAAGGTCTCCTGTCAGTGCATTggctttgttttaaatgaagctgATTGTTAGAGGACACCAACAATTCTACTAGATTGTCCACTAAAGGCTTAAAACTACTGTATTCTGAAGGGATCATGcaccttctcacacacacttatcctCCATtacatatataataattttGCTCTGAAAGTAATGTATGTATAAGTattattgattaaatgaaaaacaaacctacacactcacactgtattactgtactgtatatactatGTGATGTTGCTTTGGTTTTATTGTGGTGATATCCCGTCTTGATTCCAGTTTCAGTGTCCACTATGAAAAGCTAGGTATGTTCTAGTCGGTGATATTTAATACAGTACCATACCACTGGGACTATCACAGGGGCACATGGTACTAGCTATGTCTTAATCACTGcatagctgcacacacactacattaaACAGTGTCTGATTACATGAAGAGGTCCTACATGGATGCCTCTCCACCCTGCAGTTCATCTGCTTAGAGAATGATTGGAGCAACAGATCAGTGTTTACAAAGCAGAAGAAATTACTTTGATTCTAGTATAAAGGTCCACCATTAGACCTTATAAGTATTTTATTATGAAGGCACAGAGTACAACTTTACAATACACCATTTAGAGATTTGATACTATTCTGGGATTATTTCTTGTTTCTGGCCTTACAACAAGAGCAACTGACCTAACTTTAGTTCCTTGGGTtagaaatatgaacattttttggcctaaaaacacattataatcAATATTGAATGTAGACATGCCAAATATCATCTGACCCTCCttgatctgctgctgttttaagtCCAACACCCACCTCTATGGTGACACCACCCGGGCCAACAGATCCGTTGGGGTTTTGGTTGCAACTCTCTGAGGCCAGCAGCCAGTAATCAGTTCCAAACGAGAGGAGGATGAACACAGCTGCCAACGCCCCAAAGAGCCCTGCGAAAAACAATGCCACACTAAGCTTCATGGTCCAGGATTGAGCAGCCGCTGGGCTACTGGATGTCTGACTTTCCCCTCCAACTACAGCGAGTGCATGtgacaaacagaggcagcaacAGTCACTCCTCTTGCACTGCTGTACATCCAGTGAACAGGGTGGGCTCCGGCTGGTTTATGTTGGGTTACTGGATCTTGACTACtttcccgtctctctctctatgttaTGGGAGGACAAGGTTGAGCACATGACTCCTCTGCGCCCTGCTGGGGTCTGCAGCCGGCCCACCCCATCACCCCCTGGGCTATTTTTGGGGTCTGATTGAAGGCGGCTGCTCAACTCCACTGTGGCGCTGAGTGTGTGGAGCATTTGGAGAGTGTGAAGGGAGGGGATCAACGCAGAAATAACCGGTGGCAACTGGACACCCACCGTCGGCATGGGAATGTCAGGGCAGGGTGAGACTGAAAGGACAGAAGGGGAGTAAAGTATCCCACAACACCCCGCCCAAAGCTTCTGCCCCACCAGGAAAACAtataaacactcacacacacacacaggcagtatCATTTCCTGTAAATGCAGCCTCACAGATTATCAACTGAAACTTAACGAACAATTTATATAATAGAAGTAATACTAATGTTTAAACACACTGGGCCATTCAGCCACTACTGTTAACTCGTGCCACATAGTTTTAGTCTTCAATTAGTCTTTGTTTCAGTTAATTTGTTAATTAATGCTTCAGGTGTGATTTAAAACAATCAGgtttaaaatctgattttgcGGTTTGTAACAGTCAGTGTGAGTTGAAGGGAGCCACTGGTTTATTAGCATCTAAGGGGCATATTTAGCAGTGAACCTACATGTAGACTGTCAAATTTACACACTGATGTGACCCCGCCCTGAAGCACTCCACTCGCATCCACTgctctagtgtgtgtgtgtgtgtgtgtgtgtgtgagagagagagagagagagagagagagagagagagagagaaagagaaagagaaagagaaagagagagagagagagagagagagagagaaagagaaagagaaagagaacatttaataaattatcACTTATTACTTTGGCTTTTGGGTGACAATGAGTAATCTATCATCTACCATTTGTAATTTTATCTGTTactcaaactgattttttttacctTAGATATACAATGTAATGCAAAAAAAGATGAGGTGAGAGATAAGAGACACAGTGCCGTACGGTGCATAGAGGAACATAACTGTGTTTCTCCCAGTCCATGATGAATTCAGTGTAGTGAAGCAAACATTCAGACTTCATGTAAAGTGCAGAATACAAACAAGatacacaacagctacaacacaaGATATAAAGGTGCAAATTTCTAGTGCAATAACAAGATAATTGTGAcgtaatatttaaaaatatacatatattttatacataTGAAAAAACAGGTTTAACCCTGTTGGATCCTTGTGATTATGTGATTTTTTGTTATAACAAAATTAATTAGAAACCAAAGTTTACTGAAGTTTTAACTGTATACCtattatatttaatgtataATTATGTTATATGTTGTATAAATTACATTAAGTACAGCAATTACTTATAGCCAACATCTTTTTATGCTGTAAGCGTAAATGTGTTATAGTAATTAAGAAATAGTCAATGGCAGCACTGTGCCCAGTAATTTACTGTAAAACCCTCCTTACATTCCTTGCAGTGTGCTGTTTCTAAAGTTTTGTATAACCAAGTTTGTCCAGCAGGTGGTGGAAAAGCAACTTCAATCTCATTCAGTCTAAATGTTACAGCTGACAGTCAGAAGAGCATGGGAAAGGTTCAATTCATTAGTCCATggaaaatccatccatccatgcattaTTTATACCTCTTATCGGTCATTGTGATCACTGTGAACTATATGAGATATGAGGGGTTTTTATATTAATGAGAACAAGTACCTGAATTATGAGATTAAAACacaatgtatttgtatatgATTTCTTTACCTT
This region of Pempheris klunzingeri isolate RE-2024b chromosome 10, fPemKlu1.hap1, whole genome shotgun sequence genomic DNA includes:
- the tmem182a gene encoding transmembrane protein 182 — translated: MKLSVALFFAGLFGALAAVFILLSFGTDYWLLASESCNQNPNGSVGPGGVTIERGDVVVPEYTADITLYHEGFFWRCSFGGNAGDDDLLWKFWFTNQPHSKVCMHAYLFPFPVSHQTHNATEYDSAIIYRGFWSIFMLIGVAAVVLGGFIIICAAPFASHHLYKAGGGLFLASGLSLLCVVVMYVLWLQVLDVVEVYIDHQRSAVCPGFQLSFNYGLSFMFAPIGIFFCLLAGLLFLLIGRTIQIHCH